The sequence below is a genomic window from Cicer arietinum cultivar CDC Frontier isolate Library 1 chromosome 6, Cicar.CDCFrontier_v2.0, whole genome shotgun sequence.
TCCTTCCAATTTTGTATttaatcaacaaaaaataaaccgGATGCACATATTCATGAATCAATCAATTTTTATcggtattgaaaaataaataaattaacatctAAAATTACACTTATAACACTTTGTAAAcataaatgcattaattatgaCATTGAAAATAGGagtaaaaaagtttaaattaaatgaaaagtattatgagaaaaataatatttaatataataaaaattattgaaagttGCTTATATTCTACACCatgaaaaactaattttttttatgtttatatttgaaACCGGATGAAGTATCAAGTACTTATAgttttccaaataaaaaaaatactatttgatCAATAAATTTAGatcttctaaaataaataaaaaataaataaaatgtaaagtGAAAAAATCACGACTATTATTCTAATAAACTTATTGTGGATCTTGGGGGCGTAGAGTGGTCACAACCACACAAAgttctcaataattttttaaaaaatactacaatttttatttttttgtttgagtaatattattgaaacataatttgacacaaaatgagACATAACTACAAAACGTGTTCCTCTTTATTTTACACAATAATATGTTTGTGTTAAATTTTTGTGTTCTAATAATATTACTCTTTTATTTATGAGATATATTTGACCTATAATttgatcaataaaaattgatctATTTGATCCATAACATgaataaatacatcaaattttgttgatcaaattataatcaataagtctattgtaaaaaaaaggagggaattatttattaaaaaaattacaaaaacaactactataattataaaataaactaaaatttttaacataaatttcaACTATCTGAGTTGCGAATTTTATCTAGAGatataattgtgaattttatacAGATATgtaaaaatcaaactaaatgATTATATGATAccaaaaatttaactaaaactaattaaattagattaatattttttttatgagtttgagtCCAAGTtgaattaaactaataaattcGACATTTATTGATTTAAGATATAATTCcacgtaattttaaaatatattgcaTAATACTCAAATCAAACCCTTATCTTTTATTAACATTATGCCAATATTGATATCTTAAACATTATTATCCTTGTAGTTAAGAAAGTtgtattaatagtgtaaaaatttgaatttaatttgtatacatGAACAAtgtaaagatattttatattgtcaattaatcataattgtcagattaataaaacaatttaatttttattataattacttttaaagtcATTTTAAAGTCATGGTTGTAACagtgtaaacaaaattatattgacaaaacataacaattaaCCTATAAAACTTTagtatttgaaaaagaaaaaaatgatttttagaaactattttttaattattaaaattgtcaatcaaaatttgatttgttaaCTCAATCTTATAAGCATTAAGAGTTTGAtcgtcaatatatttttataaatttacaacttaaattttttatatacaatactATAttgtacatttttatttatctattaaaactttaaaaatttgatCACCTCAACATTTTCGTTCAAACTCCGCCACTGAATAAACTCATGATTAATTATGATGTatctataatatttattgttgatttgttaTTGATGGTTTGTAATTATAAACAATTATTCACcttactatttaaaataaattgttcaaTTTAAAAGAtctgaattttaaataatatgaccATTTGTGTCAATACATAGAGCTAAAcataatgacaaaaaaaaaccCTTATTAAATACTATGACCCAAAAACCGAACCATCCCGCGATATATAGAGTTTGATTTACAAATTTGTGGTTAACACCATAGTGAGTTCGCATTTTAAATGAAATCAATTGTCATAAAATTGGTTAGTTCAACACATTATATTTGTGGGGCCTCCATTGCCACAGAATTGGAAGAagcatttaatattatttgttcGCTGCCATATTTAACTATGTATGTCTATATCGAGTTGGAATAGATCGATACATGTACCAAAAAGGAAGCTTCAATAAATAAGAGCTTTTGAATTCACTAGAGttaacaagaaaaagaagaagaaagagtgGATCCATTATGGAAGAAGTGAAAGTGAATGGTTGTGATGGTGGATCAAGCTTAGAAGATTCTAACAAAGATTTAGCATATGTAACTAAGGGATTAGAAGCAAAAGCACAAGTTATTGTAAATGATGTGATTATCAACGAAACTGAACTCACAAAAATCCGTCTTCTGAGAGCCTTTGTTGAAACACAAGATCCATCTTCTAAGGTACTATACTAACAAATTTCTACTTCCTCCTTTAATTATCAATCtcatatagataatttatatgtatttttttactaaaattcgTGTTTGGTATTCCCctgaaatgttttttttaataggtTATTTGTGTGAATGTATTTTTGAAATTCACATTATAATTAGcgttaattttgttaaataagaagttaaattaacaatttcttTATCAgtctaattttaatttagttgACTACTTTTGGTGAGACTTTCTCCCAACTATATCTTTTACTTTcacaataaatgaaattaaaatcgCCTCTAAAAAAATGAATCAAGTTTTCTTAAGCtgttcataataataataataaaataaatattcaaattcccataaaacaaagtaaatatattcaaattaaacttCACCAAAAGCATGAAAAAATATTCACTGAAAAACGAAAAATATCTAGAAGATGaaatgtaataaatttattgtttaccaatttaaaagttttaattttttatgtttaggAATATTTAGTGTTAAGAAGTTGAATATTGTATATATGTTAGAACATATATCTTCGCACACCCGTCATTATTTGAGCCACACTTTAAGGATCCTATTTTAAAGTTATACAGAAATAATAGAATGACATGAATTATTAGTgtgtgagtatttttttttttaatctttttatgaaatattttgaatatctattgtattattatttttctttttggtctATAATATCTAGTGTATTAttagtatattaatttttatagttttatgtCATAAGTTGAATATTAAGTGGTAGAATATGGAATTCTCCTTCCACTACGTTGATCATAGTTTGCATAATCAATCCGCGATAGTCGGAATTTTCAATCATCTATAATGAATTCATGTTTTTTGACGAATTCATTATATTCATCGTTTACGAATTCAAACTAAACCTGATAGTTGTTTGTAATTGTATATGAAGtgtgaaaagaaaataatagaaaaaaaaattgaaatccaTTAAGAAAAAAGAAGGAAGAGTGTCAAAGTTTCCTTTTCGGGAAGGTATGCATCAGAAAACTTGATTTCAATTTCTTTTGGTAAAAATAAGAATTATAGACATTGTTCCTAAACTTTTCAATGAcacaagttttattttaaaataatatttataatttaaaatattattgaaaattaattaatttgaacaacaaatacaatttttttacgATTTGttattgatcgaatttaattttttttataaacaactAAGTTGTATCTCTCTTCagttgttttcaaataatataaaaaacattttaatactagttcttcaaatattttgtatttcatTATTTACAAAAtgttcaatatcattttcaaatattttaatattttcacctaaatcaatttttatttgtacaacttccaaatcaaattaattttatacaaaaataaaattatataatcttTTATATATGTAAATGGAATTGGTTCACGAAACAAATGAATCAAATTCTATATAGTTCAAATCCATCTCTTATTTAacgaatttaatttttaacataaattcaatttattaatttataaatcaaatctaataaaataataatcaaattaaattttgaattatttttgagTTAGTTGGATTTATTATCAacctaattttataaaagtggtCAAATTTTCATCCATGATGGAAAACATGGGTGGATAATAGTGTAGTTCACCAATTATCTTGCTTGCTATTCATGAAAGTGCTAATTGTGATAAACaacattttccttttttctttttctttttatttccatgaaaataaaaactgaTCTTGTGATAAACACACTTATGAGTTTAACAGAGATGCAATGTTAACAtataagaatttaaaaaaaaaatttattaatataaaataattttacaatagtaatttaataaaaattcataacttttttaataaaatattaaaaattaatgatattaacACATAAATGATAAGTAAGTTGCGCCAAAGAATTACCGTTGAATTCTTATAAAactagttttatatatttttatcgaaatttttatatttgagtcTTTTTACAAAATACTTAACTTTGCCATCATGATAGATGATAGGTAAGTGGCGCAATTACTACTTCCTACGGTAACCGATatgtcattatttttaatttatgaatgtCAGACTCACTATAACGCATAATGAAGCTGCTATGCTAACCAACGCCACTGTGCGTCTGTCCTACAATAATGGGAGAAATTTAGGGTACACTGGATTCACAACATAAAagagataataaaaataaattatcatatctTCTACTTAAATTTAGTATTTCAAGAATCAATAAAATAtgacaaattaatttataatttattatattatttatttttaattgaaatttatatcttTAATATAAACTGAGTTAGAAATATATTAtgacaataataatttatccaattatttttataaaatataaatataaaaaataatcaaatataaatataaaataattaataaaaattaatattaaaattaagaataaaatattaataattaatttaaaaagtattaataattaatttaaaaagtatttataattttatcataaaatatagttttgtctttatgatttaataaattagtatttaaaataataaaaatgtaaaaattaattgaaattttaaaataaatataatttgttcgcaacgatatttttataatttaaatataatatatatcatatttttatttatattctaacaaataaaatataattatttaatactcgtaatttaaaaaaagttagattatttatttaatagtgtcaatttatacttttaaatataaaattattttattactcgtttaattttttagtatttttttgttaatttataatattgaaaatataataaactaatttaaaaaaattaatgtgtaattatttataatagtaattttattatttaaatataatatatattatatcatgtcataataaaatatatatcaaatacataataaaataaaatattatcatatgtgtattaaatatagaatattatatatttattatattatatatttatttaattttatctcaTATCTATCTTATCATGTTTATCAATAATACTCTTAATTGTTAAGAGCTATGATAACATTACATTTAAGGGCTCGTGTTAAAGATTTTACCAATGATAATTATATCTTGTAAAAAATGAAATGTACAATTTTTAAGAAagaataatacaaattttttattttagtgcaCTAACAAATGTCCTAAAGTTAAGTGTAagcattttataaaaaataaagtgacgctgaaatttaatatttttcttaattcttTTATCTATGAGCTTTCCCTAAAATTACTCTCAATtccttttcaaattttcagttATTATCTTTTCTAATTTCTCTTTTTATTCTTCTCATATTTTCGAATTGAAACCCATTTTCCTCTGTCAGTTTTTGTGTTTCTAAGTTCATATGCcgtatataaattcaaaatttataggTGTCACTTATATACGGTTAggtgtattttgtttttgagcaagtgtaacaaaatatatatatataggaggaGGGATTagcaaaaatgtaaaatatctAGTGAAGAGTTACACCGATATAGTATGTTTTTTGTTTCGAAACAATccctcattttaaaatagtcataTCAATATAGCTCTTTTCTAATAGAATTTAAATGGAAGAACCACAATGAAATCAAAAACAAACTTACCCAATTAATGTTATAAAAAGTTATAGATTGAAGCTGAACTAAAAAGTTAACGAGAGTGATATTGTCAAATCAAATATGGCTATGTTTGTTatcaaaaaatcaatttgttaaaatcacggtgtattaatttaaaaaaaattataatttacattttttgcAAAATTACagtaatttattttgttgtaaTTCTAACTAGCATTCGGTAATACCACATCATCTTTGTTGTAGGAAGAAGATGATTTAACGATTACAAGATTTCTACGTGCTCGTGATTTAGATGTGGAGAAGGCTTCAACAATGTTCCTCAAATACTTGAAATGGAGACGTTCATTTGTTCCAAATGGTTCCATATCTATATCCGAGATTCCTAATGACCTTGCAGACGACAAGGTGTTTGTCCAAGGATGCAACAAGATTGGTCAACCTATATTTATTGTCTTCGGTGCAAAACATTTTCAAAAGAAAGATGGTTTACATGAattcaaaagtaattttttacTAATTACTAAGTACCTAAACCATATGAAATCTCCCATTCCCCAATCTTGTTACACAACTAAATTAAATTTCGAGTCAGGATAGTGATTAAGGATCAAGAGTTGGACTTTTACCTTCCTACCTCGAGGGATCAAATATCCTAAACTACTAAAATATCGTTTATGGCAACTCTAAACAAGGAAATCCCTTAGACATCCAAAGactaattgaatttttttttacctaatgtgtatttagattgactaatttgaatataaatattttgatgttttttttctctAGAAATACGTCTGAATTACAATTGGGACATGTATTTGAGAATATTAGAGCGGTTCTTTTTTTAGTTTGGTCATATACAATAATTATTTGGAGTGCCTCACCTAGCTACTAGTTATAGACCAGTATGTTATTCGTGCCTTTGTCCAGTAGTCTTAAGGGTGCCTCACCTATCTACTAgttaatgattattattatctaaaaaattaattcaattggGAGTATTTATTGATAAGTTTCTCAATGACAAGTAATTTTCTGTGATACAGGGTTCGTAGTCTATCTTCTTGATAAGCTATGTGCCAGGTAATTTCTTATTCCAATACTATATCAGGATTTTTAAAACTGTGAATTCAATTAGAGTCTTGAAGGTATAGTAACATCATCATGTAACGTATCAGCATGCCACCTGGTCAGGAGAAGTTTGTTGGTATAATAGAACTCAAGGGATGGAGTTACTCAAATAGTGATGTGCGTGGATACATCAGTGCTCTCTCCATTTTGCAGGTATATTTAGTTATAGTATGTATTTGTTTGTGAATTCAAGTAATTGGAAAATTCATTATATATACACACTCAAACCTTATGATTGTTAATTTCTTGGATGCAGGATTACTACCCTGAAAGATTGGGGAAGTTGCTTATTCTCCACGCACCATACATATTTATGAGAGTGTGGAAAATAGTTTACCCGTTCATTGACAACAAAACTAGGAAAAAGGTGAggtttcaaattaaattgtaTCTCAATGCATGGTATTGctatatattaatttgtttatattgagATGTTGAgggaaaatatttataaagtggGAGTGCATTGCAGATAGTATTTGTAGAGAGCAATAAGCTGAAATCAACACTGCAAGAAGAAATAGACGAAAGTCAGCTCCCTGAGATATACGGTGGCCAACTGCAATTAATCCCCATCCAGGATAGCTAATTAAATTAATCAGCACTGACAAATTAAGGAGAGACCATAagaaatatatttcaatattttattttcctgTTTGTGTTACTTTGACTGTATCTTTTTACTCTATGTTGTTGTATACGGtgtcatatataaataaaaagactgGAGTTCTATTAAACTGATGGTTGAGTGGTATTCCCATGGTAATTACCATTGGTGTGTAATCGGTCATGGAATTCTTTGCAATCTTAGTTGATACATTTATCTTATATATTATGAGAATAAAGTAGTCAAGTTCATTACTAGTTGATTTCTGGGTATATATATACAAGTCATAAATGATGTGCGAGTGTGATGAAAAAAAGCACCGGTTGCAATAAAACAGTTTAGATGCAGCATAATTCCTTCGTCTAATCTAACAGTACTCTATTTGATGAATCATTCTTTAATAAGACTTACATAGAATTTTATTCAATGATAAAAAAACGTTATTcaattatatttgtaattgaaTTTCCAGGTTCGGTGTAGACTGTAGGACTAAAAATTTTGCCCTCTCAGCTACAAGAAAACAGAAACTTCAATTTGTACAACAACCTTTTTCATGCCCAACCAACCAGAATAGCTTAAAAGCAAGAACACAA
It includes:
- the LOC101489440 gene encoding uncharacterized protein — translated: MEEVKVNGCDGGSSLEDSNKDLAYVTKGLEAKAQVIVNDVIINETELTKIRLLRAFVETQDPSSKEEDDLTITRFLRARDLDVEKASTMFLKYLKWRRSFVPNGSISISEIPNDLADDKVFVQGCNKIGQPIFIVFGAKHFQKKDGLHEFKRFVVYLLDKLCASMPPGQEKFVGIIELKGWSYSNSDVRGYISALSILQDYYPERLGKLLILHAPYIFMRVWKIVYPFIDNKTRKKIVFVESNKLKSTLQEEIDESQLPEIYGGQLQLIPIQDS